One genomic window of Halovivax cerinus includes the following:
- a CDS encoding VOC family protein: MSGIVFFGTESLETVVDFYVERVGAERWLEQPDCTILRYDTMLFGFCDRDSADTGGTITFVVDSKAGVDALYDRLADVAREEPVENERYEIYQFFAEDPEGRTVEFQTFLHETEPV, encoded by the coding sequence ATGTCCGGTATCGTCTTCTTCGGCACCGAATCGCTCGAAACCGTCGTCGACTTCTACGTCGAACGCGTCGGTGCCGAGCGCTGGCTCGAACAACCCGACTGTACGATCCTGCGCTACGACACCATGCTGTTCGGTTTTTGCGATCGCGATTCGGCCGACACTGGTGGGACCATCACGTTCGTCGTCGACTCGAAAGCGGGTGTCGACGCGCTCTACGACCGACTCGCCGACGTCGCGCGCGAGGAGCCCGTCGAGAACGAGCGCTACGAGATCTACCAGTTCTTCGCCGAGGATCCGGAGGGACGCACCGTCGAGTTCCAGACGTTCTTACACGAGACCGAGCCGGTGTGA
- a CDS encoding acyl-CoA thioester hydrolase/BAAT C-terminal domain-containing protein: protein MDETFVPSETVRTDGVCGRLFHGLGDGPHPGVLVLHGGGGARGYEGTYAAMLAEHGYTVCCVEYFGAPGTRDALVDVPLEEFRDAADWLLDRPDVAGDRVGVVGFSRGGEASLVVGARFDAFGAVVAYVPSCFRWQGPSWMAGVGPNQPTWTLDGDPLPYLRIEKHVATDEIDDPLGNVGPNPPRLALERASAAERDAAAIPVERIEGPVLLVSGGRDTLWPSAEMASRAAARLANRDHPWRVEHLENPDAGHAIRVPYRFDGTTDPTATHEFGGTNAANARAATRAWQRTLSTLARL, encoded by the coding sequence ATGGACGAGACGTTCGTTCCCAGCGAAACGGTCCGGACGGATGGCGTCTGCGGGCGGCTCTTTCACGGGCTCGGCGACGGGCCGCACCCGGGCGTCCTGGTCCTTCACGGGGGCGGCGGGGCGCGCGGCTACGAAGGGACCTACGCAGCCATGCTCGCCGAGCACGGCTACACCGTCTGCTGCGTGGAGTACTTCGGAGCGCCCGGGACGCGCGACGCCCTGGTCGACGTTCCGCTGGAGGAGTTCCGCGACGCCGCCGACTGGCTGCTGGACCGACCGGACGTCGCCGGCGATCGGGTCGGCGTCGTCGGCTTCTCACGGGGCGGCGAGGCCTCGCTCGTCGTCGGCGCGCGGTTCGACGCGTTCGGGGCCGTGGTCGCGTACGTCCCCAGTTGCTTCCGCTGGCAGGGTCCGTCGTGGATGGCGGGCGTGGGACCGAACCAGCCGACGTGGACGCTCGACGGCGACCCCCTTCCGTACCTCCGCATCGAGAAACACGTCGCGACGGACGAGATAGACGACCCGCTCGGCAACGTGGGGCCGAATCCGCCCCGACTCGCCCTCGAACGAGCGAGCGCGGCCGAACGCGACGCGGCCGCGATCCCGGTCGAGCGAATCGAGGGACCGGTACTCCTGGTCTCGGGCGGACGAGACACGCTCTGGCCCTCGGCCGAGATGGCATCCCGTGCAGCCGCCCGACTCGCGAATCGCGACCATCCCTGGCGGGTCGAACACCTCGAGAATCCCGACGCCGGCCACGCGATCCGCGTCCCCTACCGGTTCGACGGCACGACGGATCCGACGGCGACCCACGAATTCGGCGGGACGAACGCGGCGAACGCGCGAGCCGCTACGCGTGCCTGGCAGCGCACGCTCTCGACGCTCGCCCGATTGTAG
- a CDS encoding redox-regulated ATPase YchF, whose translation MSYRIGLVGKPSVGKSTLFNAATMNDVPEGAYPFTTIDPSIGKAYVRTPCAAPEFDESCQPSVGVCEDGTRFVPVKLVDVAGLVPGAHEGRGLGNQFLTDLNETDVLIHVVDFSGTTDSEGEATEDHDPREDIEFLEDELDAWYTGILEKGVQRYADKHVDDIDPEAVLGEQLSAFGISPAEIKQTILAIDLPVAPLEWDEAERAALATEIRKRTKPMTIAANKMDTPAAQDNWDEITTDPAYDHLEFVPVSAHAEKALKNATEQGVLEYTPGEAEFTITAADLPAEQEAGLEQIREFVDAFDGIGVQQALETAIFDVLDLKAVFPGTASGNWTKGPFRDCFLLPADATAEDFAYHLHSDIGDGFLHGIDCRDDRQVGADTVLDHRDVVEIISTAQ comes from the coding sequence ATGAGTTACCGGATCGGTCTGGTCGGCAAGCCCTCCGTGGGCAAGTCGACGCTGTTCAACGCCGCGACGATGAACGACGTGCCCGAAGGGGCCTACCCGTTCACGACGATCGACCCCAGTATCGGCAAGGCGTACGTGCGAACGCCCTGCGCTGCGCCGGAGTTCGACGAGTCCTGCCAGCCGTCGGTCGGCGTCTGCGAGGACGGCACCCGGTTCGTCCCGGTCAAACTGGTCGACGTCGCCGGGCTGGTTCCAGGAGCCCACGAGGGCCGCGGCCTCGGAAACCAGTTCCTCACCGACCTGAACGAGACGGACGTCCTGATCCACGTCGTCGACTTCTCCGGGACGACCGACAGCGAGGGCGAGGCGACCGAGGACCACGATCCGCGCGAAGACATCGAATTTCTGGAAGACGAACTCGACGCGTGGTACACCGGTATTCTGGAGAAGGGAGTCCAGCGGTACGCCGACAAACACGTCGATGACATCGACCCCGAGGCGGTCCTCGGCGAACAACTCTCGGCCTTCGGCATCTCGCCGGCCGAGATCAAGCAGACGATCCTCGCGATCGACCTGCCCGTCGCCCCGCTGGAGTGGGACGAAGCCGAGCGTGCGGCCCTCGCGACCGAGATCCGAAAGCGAACGAAGCCGATGACCATCGCGGCGAACAAGATGGACACCCCGGCCGCCCAGGACAACTGGGACGAGATCACGACCGACCCCGCCTACGACCACCTGGAATTCGTCCCCGTCTCCGCCCACGCCGAGAAGGCGCTGAAGAACGCGACGGAGCAGGGTGTACTCGAGTACACGCCCGGCGAGGCCGAGTTTACGATCACTGCAGCGGACCTCCCCGCCGAGCAGGAGGCCGGTCTCGAGCAGATCCGTGAGTTCGTCGACGCCTTCGACGGGATCGGCGTCCAGCAAGCGCTCGAAACCGCCATCTTCGACGTTCTCGACCTGAAGGCCGTCTTCCCTGGCACGGCCTCGGGCAACTGGACGAAGGGCCCCTTCCGCGACTGCTTCCTCCTGCCCGCGGACGCGACCGCCGAGGACTTCGCCTACCACCTCCACTCCGACATCGGCGACGGCTTCCTCCACGGGATCGACTGTCGCGACGACCGCCAGGTCGGCGCCGACACCGTGTTGGATCACCGCGACGTCGTAGAAATCATCTCGACGGCGCAGTAG
- a CDS encoding PIN domain-containing protein has translation MILDTSFLIDLFDGCQDAFEKGLEFSESGTIQRVPSPVVMELSYGAGFGDESERRNLQNALRMYPVVEQNEQIARRAGQLLATADIEAGGESGLGKVDPMVAAVADQYEEPVCTANVRDFERLGVDVERY, from the coding sequence GTGATTCTCGACACCTCGTTTCTGATCGATCTGTTCGACGGGTGCCAGGACGCTTTCGAGAAGGGGCTCGAATTCTCGGAATCAGGAACGATCCAGCGCGTTCCATCACCCGTAGTGATGGAACTGTCGTACGGTGCTGGTTTCGGTGACGAGTCGGAACGGCGCAACCTGCAGAACGCGCTCCGAATGTACCCCGTCGTCGAACAAAACGAACAGATCGCCCGACGGGCGGGGCAATTACTGGCGACTGCCGACATCGAGGCCGGTGGGGAAAGCGGCCTCGGCAAAGTCGATCCTATGGTGGCTGCCGTGGCGGACCAGTACGAGGAACCGGTCTGTACGGCGAACGTCCGAGATTTCGAGCGGCTGGGTGTCGACGTCGAGCGGTACTGA